From the Lathyrus oleraceus cultivar Zhongwan6 chromosome 3, CAAS_Psat_ZW6_1.0, whole genome shotgun sequence genome, the window AGATATCTCATCTCCATTAAAGCTTGAAGTTGAAAACGGTCTGTTTTCCATATCTTCCAGTGGACCAGAACTGTATTCCATTGTGATGAAGGAAGATGCTTGTCCATAAGTTAGTCGAGGTGTTAATCCTCCACCATTCCACCAACTGCTATCAGAAGGGGCAAGCTCACCTCTAAAATCAGATTCCTGAGCAGATGAGTCCTTCTGACTACAATAATCTCCACAAGTCTCATCTGTGTCATTGTATATCAGTTTAAGAGCCTGCACAACTTCACCCATAAAAGGTCTCTGTGTGACCTCGGAGTGAACACACATTGACGCAATAGCTGCTACCTTTGCCATGTCATCAAAGTTGTAACTTCCAGCCAAAGATGGATCCACTAGCTGTTCTAAACCCTCTCTACTGGTCAACAGTGCCCGCGCCCATGTTACAAGATTCTCCTGTCCCTGAGGTTGAGACATATCCACTGGTTTTCTGCCAGTGAGAAGTTCAAGAAGCACAACGCCATAACTATAAACATCACTTTTAACTAGTAAATGGCCTGTCATTGCATATTCTGGGGCAACGTACCTGTAAAAGGAATAGATAGAAATGCATCAAGTTAAGGCTTGGAATTTGCATTGCACAAATTACACCTCGCAATCATAGAGCAGAATGCATTTATAAAGATAAATTCTTCACATGAGAGAAGAGACCATTTGAATAAAACTGATGGTTAATGGGCAATGTGTAAAAAAATGTATTAACCTATTACAATCTTTCATAGGTTAATCAAAGTAAAATATGCAAGTTACCTAGATGCCAAGAGTTGGATACATTCCAAAACTTTACTGTATTGAACAACTTATATATGCTGCAGACAAAGTCTATTTACACTTACCCAAAAGTCCCCATCACTCGTGTAGAAATATGATTACTTCCTTCAGTTGCTTCTCGTGCCAAACCGAAATCAGAAACTTTAGGGGTAAAGTCGTCTTCTAATAGCACATTGCTAGCTTTGAAGTCCCGATGAATTACACGGGGATTGGAATCCTCGTGAAGATAAGCCAATCCTCTCGCAGCTCCAAGGGCAATTTTCATCCGTGCTTCCCAATCCAGAGGTCCCCTATTCTTGTCATCACCTGTAGGATAAATGATGACcatttaaataatttaattttgCAGATAGCAAAGACATAAAGTGACGGAGGCTCCCCAGCTGGTGAAAATACATTACCATGCAAATGGGACTCAACGCTGCCATTAGGAACTAGCTCATACACCAGGCAACGCCTGCGCCCTTCAATGCAAATACCAATAAGTTTCACTAGATTGCGATGATGCAAACGGCTTAACATTTCAACTTCTGCAATAAATTCACGGTCTCCATTTTGATTATCCTTTGTAAGGAGCTTTACTGCAACCTCAGCCCCATCTTCTAATGTCCCACTATATACACGTCCAAATCCTCCTTCCCCTAATACTCTCTTTGAGTTAAACTTATGTGTTGCTTTCTCAATCTCAGACAGTGAAAATGTTTTAACAGAGAGAATGGAAGTAGGCATTGTAGACATGAGGGACACTGATGTCGAGCTCGCAATACTGCTTGACAGCACAGACCCCAAGCCTGCATTATAAGTATCAATCATTTACATTTACTTCCAACTGTTATATAATTGACTTTATACGGATAACCAAGAAAGATTACACATGAAAATAACTGAAAACTAATTGAAGTGTGGCACAAAAGCAACATCAACAAGTAGTAACAGTATGTAAAACTTCAAAGCCAAACAGATCAACACGATGCAAATTCATAATTTACAAACATCACTTTCCCGCGAAACAGAGCTTAATTAGACAAAAACAGCATAGTAGACTGAAAGAAACTACACTCAGAGACACAACCAAACTAAGGAATAATATTGGGCCATTAGCCCAGGATAATGTACGATAAATAATTAGCAATCAGACTGCCATAAACAAATTATCCGGAAAGCTTAAGCTTGTTGCAGGTGAAAATCACATGTTTTTATATCTAACATACCCTCACACTAAACCTCTCTTTGGGCTTGAAGCATGGACAATTACATGTTTAACCCAACCTTCTGCATGAATGGTTTTTTACATCCAGCACAAACAAAATTTAAGACCAATTTAAACACCATAATACTTGGTTGTTAAATGTCAAAAAGAGGTTCAAAACAATACCAGATCTCTTGTTCAGGGAAGATGTAAATGCTGGGCCAACTGCACTTGATGGTCTCCTAGTCTTCCTCCATTTCAGAGTAACAGAAAATGCTCCAACCAAAACCAGCAAGAGAACAAACGAAGACAAAGCAATGATGATTATAGTTCTAAGATTTGTTTTCTGGTTCTTGCTAGCAAAATTGGCGCTGACTGGCAAACTACCATCAGCATTTTCACTAGGACCGCTCCCGATTGAAGTTCCATATGGTGGTGAAGATGGAATTCCTGATACGAACAGCTTCAGTCTCAAACAGTAACATAGTATCGGTAAAGTAAGATGTTATTAGGAGAAAACAACTACCTGGATATGTAATGTACACGACAGCATAATCACCAAAAAGACTCTTATTTAGAGGAACTTTTTTATGCCATAACCTCTCATATGTCAGGGCTGCAGTTGTATTGTCAAATTTCTCTCCCAATGGAACCAAGTTTATATCAACAATAGTTCTTCCCTGATTTTGACCGTCAGCAGTTGCACCCATTATCTTCACCTGACTCTGTTCTAAATATGTGCCTAGTGCAACTTCATACTCTAACTCATTCATTACTGGAAAAACAGCATAAGGAGCTACATCCAGTGTAAGTTTGACTTTCATAGGAAATACACAACCACAAGGTGAACCAAAGGGAGTTGATGTGAGAGGATCCGTACATATTTGATCGCAAGCTGCAGCATTACATTATAATTATGTATATGGTATGAGATATTGACAAGGAACGCCAAAAACAAGTGTTGATTTCACAAATCCAATCAATAAGTTAAAGGCCTCATTCTGAGAAATCATTAATTTGATCAGTGCATGTAAACAAAAATATTTAGTGCAACTGTATTATTTAAACAAACTCACCTTATCTTAACTTTGAAAAGTAGGAAATAATTTAAAGATAGTATGGGCTGCGAAAGATACAAATTTAGTTTAAAATTATTCATACCATGAATTAGAGACAAAAAATCATTATTAGAGGCAAATTTAGTCAATAAATAAACATTGGTGATCAAGGAAGGAAATTGATTACATTAAGAATTTTTCTTCCAAATATTTATGTTTTTGACATTATTTCTATTTATATCATTGTAACATGGTTAACAGTGATCAATACAACACACTAATATACTAAGAAAGAAGCAGGATCATAATTTCGGAATACTACTTTACAAAGCAGTCATGGTCATGACTCCATTTCCAATCTTACAACAAAATAGAGATTTAGAGAAACATGGTTTTCTTTAAAGAATGTAACTAGAATATGAAAAGAGCAATAACTGTTGAGATATTAACCCCCTACCTCAAGAAAAAGTATGATGGAATGATCGATATCTAAATTCCAAAAACAAAAATTACCTTGCTCTTTGGAAGGTGGTGGAGCCCCTACGTAAGGTCTCATGCTATGATGGCGCTGGTGACGATGATGATGTTTGTGTTTTGGAGTTGCACTAGGACCTATAAGAGAAGATTAGTTGTTAGACTCGAAGCTAATATTAACTTTTCAACCAGCTATTGAAACGTATAAACACTATACCTTGGTAAGATGGAGATGACACAGGTGGATAAGACGGTGCATAAGATGGCTTAACTAACCACAATTTAGTTTGTTCCAATGAAGCAAATGGCACACTCAGAGAAAATGACTCCACTGCACATAAAAAGCCTACATGTCATACATAATGGCGCAGTATATGTAGGGAAGACCTCAAAGGAATCATTCTAAATAAAATACCATACCATAACTTTTCCCAATAACAACAAAGACTGATCTAAAGTTTGGAACAATTTTTCATGAAAGCAATCAGTTAGTGGATTTTACGGCTAAATACGAATGAGATGCTCAACTTAGTATAGCGAGTCATTAGGCAGTCTATTGTTTAGGAACTTGTCCATGTTTGGCTGGTTCTAGATTCACTATGCTTTAGTTTTCTTTCCTTATAATTTGTATCATCAAAAAAGTAAATGAGAATATTATCCAATATGGACAGGAGCCCAAGAGCAAATAAT encodes:
- the LOC127125960 gene encoding receptor-like serine/threonine-protein kinase ALE2 encodes the protein MLPSVIFLFALLNLLFSSQVESFSLSVPFASLEQTKLWLVKPSYAPSYPPVSSPSYQGPSATPKHKHHHRHQRHHSMRPYVGAPPPSKEQACDQICTDPLTSTPFGSPCGCVFPMKVKLTLDVAPYAVFPVMNELEYEVALGTYLEQSQVKIMGATADGQNQGRTIVDINLVPLGEKFDNTTAALTYERLWHKKVPLNKSLFGDYAVVYITYPGIPSSPPYGTSIGSGPSENADGSLPVSANFASKNQKTNLRTIIIIALSSFVLLLVLVGAFSVTLKWRKTRRPSSAVGPAFTSSLNKRSGLGSVLSSSIASSTSVSLMSTMPTSILSVKTFSLSEIEKATHKFNSKRVLGEGGFGRVYSGTLEDGAEVAVKLLTKDNQNGDREFIAEVEMLSRLHHRNLVKLIGICIEGRRRCLVYELVPNGSVESHLHGDDKNRGPLDWEARMKIALGAARGLAYLHEDSNPRVIHRDFKASNVLLEDDFTPKVSDFGLAREATEGSNHISTRVMGTFGYVAPEYAMTGHLLVKSDVYSYGVVLLELLTGRKPVDMSQPQGQENLVTWARALLTSREGLEQLVDPSLAGSYNFDDMAKVAAIASMCVHSEVTQRPFMGEVVQALKLIYNDTDETCGDYCSQKDSSAQESDFRGELAPSDSSWWNGGGLTPRLTYGQASSFITMEYSSGPLEDMENRPFSTSSFNGDEISLPIRHGNRSGPLRTIRSKLSLYRFSGSRSEHGERSSKRSWV